In Actinomycetes bacterium, the genomic window TCCACAAGACCGACCGGCGGGTGCTGTTCGGCCACCACTTCGCCGCCATCGCGGGGGCAGGGCCGCTGGTCGGGCCGGTGCTGGCCGCCCAGATGGGCTACCTGCCCGGCACGATCTGGATCATCGTCGGGGTGATCTTCGCCGGCGCCGTCCAGGACATGGTCATCCTGTTCTTCTCCATGCGCCGCGACGGCAAGAGCCTGGGCCAGATGGCCCGCGAGGAGATCGGCCCGTTCGGCGGCGCGGCCGCCCTGGTCGCGGTCCTGCTCATCATGATCATCCTGCTCGCCGTGCTGGCCCTCGTCGTGGTCAACGCGCTCGGCGAGTCCCCCTGGGGCACCTTCTCGATCGCCATGACTATCCCGATCGCCCTGTTCATGGGTGTGTACATGCGCGTGTTGCGCCCAGGGCGCGTGATCGAGGCGTCGGCGATCGGCGTCGTCCTGCTGCTTCTGTCGATCGGGCTCGGCAGCTTCGTGGCCGAGTCAAGGTGGGCCGAGGCATTCACACTGTCACACGAGGCTCTCGTCTTTTGCCTGGTGATCTACGGCTTCGCCGCGTCGGTGCTGCCGGTGTGGCTGCTGCTCGCCCCGCGCGACTACCTGTCGACGTTCATGAAGGTGGGGACAATCGCGCTGCTGGCGGTCGGCATCCTGCTCACGTTCCCGGTCCTGAAGATCCCGGCGTTCACCGACTTCGCGTTCAACGGCAGAGGCCCGGTCTTCGCCGGCTCGTTGTTCCCGTTCGTGTTCATCACGATCGCCTGCGGCGCGCTCTCGGGGTTCCACTCCCTGATCGCCTCGGGCACGACGCCCAAGCTGATCGAGAAGGAAGGCCAGGTGCGGTTCATCGGCTACGGCGGGATGCTCGTCGAGTCGTTTGTGGCGATCATGGCGTTGATCGCGGCGTCGGTCATCGAGCCCGGGCTGTACTTCGCCATGAACGCGCCCGCCGGGGTGCTCGGCAACACCGTCGAGAGCGCCTCCCGGGCCGTGGCCAACCTCGGCTTCACGATCAGCCCCGAGCAGCTCACCGCCGTGGCCGCCGCCGTGGACGAGCGGACCCTGGTCGCCCGCACCGGCGGGGCGCCCACCCTGGCCGTGGGCATGTCCGAGATCTTCTCGAGGATTTTCGGCGGCGACGCGCTCAAGGCGTTCTGGTACCACTTCGCGATCATGTTCGAGGCCCTGTTCATCCTCACCACGGTCGACGCGGGCACCCGGGTCGGGCGCTTCATGCTCCAGGACACCCTCGGCAACGTCTGGAAACCGATGGGCCGCCCGTCCTGGCGACCGGGCGTCTACCTCACCAGCGCGATCATCGTCGGGGCGTGGGGCTACTTCCTGTACACCGGCGTGACCAACCCGCTGGGCGGCATCAACCAGCTGTTCCCGCTGTTCGGGATCGCCAACCAGCTGCTGGCGGCGATCGCGCTGACGGTGGCGACGACCATTCTGATTAAGTCGGGCAAGCTCAGGTGGGCCTGGGTGACGGGGGTGCCGCTGGCTTGGGATGTCGCGGTGACGCTGACGGCGAGCTGGCAGAAGGTGTTCTCGGCCGACACCAAGCTCGGCTTCTTCGCGCAGCGGGACAGGTTCCAGGCCGCCCTGGACCAGGGGCAGGTGCTCGCGCCAGCCAAGAACCTGGACCAGATGCAGCAGGTCGTCACCAACTCAGTCATCGACGGCGTGCTCGCCGCGGTCTTCGCCCTGCTGGTGGTCGCGGTCATCGTCGATGCGATGCGCGTGTGGGCTAAGGCGCTGCGCAGCCGCGAACCCCTGCCGCTCACCGAGGCGCCGTACGAGGAGTCCAGACTATTCGCCCCGTCCGGGCTGATCCCGACCGCTGAGGAGAAGGCGCAGATGGCCGAGTCAAAGCCGGGCAGCGGCTCCTAGCCGACCCGCCGGACCCGGAGGAGCGCTGATGACCCGATGACCGCCCGGGAGGCCGCCGCCAAGCTCGCCTGGTACCTCAAGGAGCTGGCGGGCGAGCACGACTACGACCGGTACGTCGAGCACCACCGGCGGGCCCACCCGGACGCCCCGGCGCTGTCGCGGCGCGAGTTCGAGCGCAGGCGCATGGACGAGCGCGACAGGAACCCCCGCGTCCGCTGCTGCTGACGGCCGGCGACACCGGCCGCATCGGCGAGCCTCAGGCTGGCGGGCCGGCCGGACCGGCGACGTGGGTCACCGGGAGCCCGGTGCGCCTTGCGCGGTGTGGCAGGTCCGTGACCAGCCAGCGCGACAAGCGGTGGGGAAGGGTGGACACGATGATCTCGTCCGCCTGCTCCCGGGTGAGCGCGTCCCGGATCGCGTGCAGGGGCCTTGGGTCGCCGACCTCGCCGTCGGCCTCGGCACCGGCCTCGCGAAGGCGTGCCAGCTCTTTGTCGAGGCGGCGGCGGGCCACCGCCTTAGCGATCTTGTTGTAGTCGGGCAGCATCCCGCCGCCGCCGTCCACGCCGGACAGGGACAGCGGCTGCGAGACCGGCTCGAGGAACTGGCTGGTCGGTGTGGCGGGGACGACGAGGTAGAAGCGGCACGGCCCTGCCGACATACACTCCCGGAGCTTGTCCGCGAGCTTGGGGCCGCCGAGCGTCTGGTTGGCCACGACGAGGTATCGACGCACCGAGATCACCCCCAGCGAC contains:
- a CDS encoding carbon starvation CstA family protein gives rise to the protein MSVPTMPRRLDVRQVAIWTAVAILGAVAWAVLALARGESVSAVWMLFAAMCSYAIAYRFYARFIANRVLGVDNRRATPAERLDNAIDFHKTDRRVLFGHHFAAIAGAGPLVGPVLAAQMGYLPGTIWIIVGVIFAGAVQDMVILFFSMRRDGKSLGQMAREEIGPFGGAAALVAVLLIMIILLAVLALVVVNALGESPWGTFSIAMTIPIALFMGVYMRVLRPGRVIEASAIGVVLLLLSIGLGSFVAESRWAEAFTLSHEALVFCLVIYGFAASVLPVWLLLAPRDYLSTFMKVGTIALLAVGILLTFPVLKIPAFTDFAFNGRGPVFAGSLFPFVFITIACGALSGFHSLIASGTTPKLIEKEGQVRFIGYGGMLVESFVAIMALIAASVIEPGLYFAMNAPAGVLGNTVESASRAVANLGFTISPEQLTAVAAAVDERTLVARTGGAPTLAVGMSEIFSRIFGGDALKAFWYHFAIMFEALFILTTVDAGTRVGRFMLQDTLGNVWKPMGRPSWRPGVYLTSAIIVGAWGYFLYTGVTNPLGGINQLFPLFGIANQLLAAIALTVATTILIKSGKLRWAWVTGVPLAWDVAVTLTASWQKVFSADTKLGFFAQRDRFQAALDQGQVLAPAKNLDQMQQVVTNSVIDGVLAAVFALLVVAVIVDAMRVWAKALRSREPLPLTEAPYEESRLFAPSGLIPTAEEKAQMAESKPGSGS
- a CDS encoding YbdD/YjiX family protein produces the protein MTAREAAAKLAWYLKELAGEHDYDRYVEHHRRAHPDAPALSRREFERRRMDERDRNPRVRCC